The following coding sequences lie in one Caproicibacterium argilliputei genomic window:
- a CDS encoding YodL domain-containing protein, which yields MKNIEIRNGRVLYYGNEAGYVENGRAVVDPIFQSDELSDFLTKEKLETLWTNGVYDRLTAARETTAAGAEVPAAGRAHGFPDRPPLKSCRIWQLKPDVDVRMKFVGYDELLKNFGEPDPGNYQIAYDGQVETNDLEELYTKFNVDHPPGYEGHSLSMSDVVELYDETGSSFHYIDHFGFKEIGFGPPGQEMRQGPALSP from the coding sequence ATGAAGAATATTGAAATCCGAAACGGCCGCGTCCTGTATTACGGCAATGAAGCGGGCTATGTGGAAAACGGCAGGGCCGTGGTCGACCCCATCTTCCAAAGCGATGAGCTCTCGGACTTTCTTACAAAGGAGAAGCTCGAGACTCTATGGACCAACGGTGTATACGACCGGCTCACTGCCGCGAGAGAAACCACAGCGGCAGGCGCGGAGGTCCCCGCAGCCGGGCGGGCCCATGGTTTCCCCGACCGCCCGCCGCTGAAAAGCTGCCGGATATGGCAGTTGAAGCCGGACGTGGATGTCCGCATGAAATTCGTCGGCTACGACGAGCTGCTGAAGAACTTCGGCGAGCCGGATCCCGGCAATTACCAGATTGCCTACGACGGGCAGGTGGAAACCAACGATCTGGAGGAACTCTACACCAAATTCAACGTCGATCATCCGCCCGGCTATGAGGGGCACAGCCTTTCCATGTCGGACGTGGTGGAGCTGTACGACGAAACGGGCAGCTCCTTCCACTATATCGACCATTTCGGCTTTAAAGAGATCGGATTTGGCCCACCCGGGCAGGAGATGCGCCAGGGACCCGCCCTGAGTCCTTGA
- a CDS encoding DUF5057 domain-containing protein: protein MHRFKRLLSIPLLACFLLFSSALPGITASAATTLTLSATPNPAANYVALSWTNSDKSQPYSYMLYSKSSHDSTFQSIPSKASVKVLNIYPDVTPTVTFTTWQGQNYTLPKSASLKIWMETPNQYDPKGFGKGLISVDPVSITSFNASPNSYLKNSDGTYKYDTLYFGAWDAFASEDLSAAAETVTDAFIKTGRGVLFGHDTMVNNDTISMPNFFKLAHYCNIQTISHYTILGNTQIKVFKKGLLTNYPWQVGGIGTVLNVPMSHSNQMAFGDIWMTYQQPFTYPNSTLVTSGLGTNNFYLTSWSNAAMIQTGHSNGDATPDEQRVTANTLFYLSQITTDTSWSDHKGQDLDAPDAPAISGITHNSGRTQYTVSYSSQDNATGYQYYVESTGENDGMKYDSPTISTSIESGMKGYSIAVDNNPSGVPDGSITTTAGSYTFARPSGSGFYVHIAAADNVGNVSAVSTYHVDELVSVTHPVSVGYAINPNSAAPFTAPDVQIVNNSTIPIRVSVQSLSASTGGSLTLNDVSPSKYADWSKLTTVQTRSNIALGLGIRETAAGSGTWSEIDRTAPLYASDITDKTPLGVLNPNGAAGTLELTAKYGLAWDKAYTSVHSLSLFFDLTD, encoded by the coding sequence ATGCATCGCTTCAAGCGCCTGCTTAGCATCCCGCTCCTTGCCTGCTTCCTGCTGTTCTCGTCTGCCTTGCCCGGCATCACGGCCTCCGCGGCAACCACCCTGACACTTTCTGCAACGCCGAATCCCGCAGCAAATTATGTTGCTTTGAGCTGGACAAACAGCGACAAAAGCCAGCCGTACAGCTACATGCTGTACAGCAAATCATCCCATGATTCGACGTTCCAAAGTATTCCATCAAAGGCCAGCGTGAAAGTGCTGAACATCTACCCCGACGTGACGCCGACCGTGACCTTTACAACGTGGCAGGGGCAGAACTATACCCTTCCGAAATCCGCATCGCTGAAAATATGGATGGAAACTCCGAACCAATACGACCCCAAAGGCTTCGGCAAAGGCTTGATTTCGGTCGACCCTGTATCCATCACCAGTTTCAACGCAAGCCCAAATTCATACCTGAAAAATTCAGATGGGACTTATAAGTACGATACCCTCTATTTCGGGGCGTGGGACGCTTTTGCCAGCGAGGATCTCTCCGCTGCGGCGGAAACCGTTACCGATGCTTTCATAAAAACCGGCAGAGGGGTTCTTTTCGGACATGATACGATGGTGAATAACGACACCATCTCCATGCCGAATTTTTTTAAGCTGGCCCATTACTGCAATATTCAGACCATCAGCCATTACACGATACTCGGTAATACGCAGATCAAGGTTTTCAAAAAAGGCTTGCTGACCAACTACCCCTGGCAGGTTGGGGGCATCGGCACGGTGCTGAACGTGCCGATGTCTCACTCCAACCAGATGGCCTTCGGCGACATCTGGATGACCTACCAGCAGCCTTTTACCTATCCGAACAGCACCCTTGTTACCTCGGGTCTGGGCACCAACAATTTCTATCTCACCAGTTGGAGCAATGCCGCAATGATCCAGACAGGTCACTCCAATGGCGACGCTACCCCCGATGAGCAGCGGGTGACGGCGAACACGCTTTTCTATTTAAGCCAGATCACCACCGATACGAGTTGGTCTGATCACAAGGGGCAGGATCTGGACGCACCGGATGCGCCAGCCATTTCAGGCATCACCCATAATTCCGGGCGAACACAATACACGGTCAGCTACTCCTCGCAGGACAATGCTACTGGTTATCAGTATTATGTGGAAAGCACCGGTGAAAACGATGGTATGAAATACGATTCGCCTACCATCAGTACCAGCATCGAAAGCGGGATGAAGGGTTACTCCATTGCCGTCGACAATAACCCATCCGGGGTTCCTGACGGCTCCATCACCACCACAGCAGGAAGTTACACTTTTGCGCGGCCATCCGGCAGCGGTTTTTATGTTCACATTGCCGCTGCCGACAACGTAGGAAATGTTTCAGCAGTCTCGACCTATCATGTGGACGAGCTCGTTTCCGTCACACATCCGGTCAGCGTCGGCTATGCGATCAACCCCAACAGCGCGGCTCCTTTTACGGCGCCAGATGTCCAAATCGTCAACAATTCCACGATCCCCATTCGGGTTTCCGTTCAAAGCCTGTCCGCATCCACCGGAGGCTCGCTCACGCTGAACGACGTATCGCCCTCCAAGTATGCGGACTGGAGCAAGCTGACAACCGTGCAGACCAGATCGAATATTGCCCTCGGGCTTGGGATCAGGGAAACAGCAGCCGGAAGCGGCACATGGTCGGAGATCGACCGGACAGCCCCGCTCTATGCCTCAGATATCACAGACAAGACTCCTCTCGGTGTCCTGAACCCCAACGGCGCCGCGGGAACACTGGAGTTAACGGCGAAATACGGTCTTGCCTGGGATAAAGCCTACACTTCGGTTCACAGCCTTTCGCTGTTTTTCGATCTTACAGATTGA
- a CDS encoding SpoVG family protein → MSELQNVPAAAPESSAQPMQVDVKIGSIRPEGNVKAYASVNLNGCFAIRNVKVLESSKGLFVSMPSYRAGNGEYRDICFPVTKKFREQLNGAVLDAYHQALIQGQKEALRQHLPEAPKQEAGMQMAGV, encoded by the coding sequence ATGAGTGAACTGCAGAATGTACCGGCCGCCGCCCCCGAAAGTTCGGCGCAGCCCATGCAGGTGGATGTGAAAATCGGCTCCATCCGGCCGGAGGGCAATGTCAAAGCCTACGCTTCAGTCAACCTGAACGGCTGCTTTGCTATCCGTAATGTCAAGGTGCTCGAAAGCAGCAAGGGGCTGTTCGTGAGCATGCCGAGCTACCGGGCCGGGAACGGCGAGTACCGGGACATCTGCTTCCCGGTCACCAAGAAATTCCGGGAGCAGCTCAACGGCGCGGTGCTGGACGCCTATCACCAGGCGCTGATCCAGGGGCAGAAGGAAGCCCTCAGGCAGCATCTTCCCGAGGCTCCGAAGCAGGAAGCCGGAATGCAGATGGCGGGCGTGTGA
- a CDS encoding DUF6133 family protein: MKKKISSAKKEFACKLLRFYARVSSRKAEGFVDSAIKILIAVVIGALLLAGLYALFGNTILPTVTQRIKDMFNYAG, encoded by the coding sequence ATGAAAAAGAAAATATCCAGCGCGAAAAAGGAGTTCGCGTGCAAGCTGCTCCGGTTTTATGCCAGAGTATCCTCCCGGAAGGCGGAAGGATTCGTTGACAGCGCCATCAAAATCCTGATTGCCGTCGTCATCGGTGCGCTGCTCCTCGCCGGCCTGTATGCCCTGTTCGGCAATACGATTCTGCCGACCGTGACCCAGCGGATCAAAGATATGTTCAATTATGCCGGGTAA
- a CDS encoding prepilin peptidase, whose product MVWIRTAAFFLLLSAAAAGDLKNREIPRGDIPGIFLAGLLVFNPIRLLGALAGAPIFILALICKDRLGFGDVWLTIAAGSVVGFEHGLWAQIIAYSSMLFFYVGCRIYRKYRPHGKVLNQPYPLAPFISFGFIAAYFL is encoded by the coding sequence ATGGTCTGGATACGAACCGCCGCTTTTTTTCTTCTGCTGTCGGCGGCTGCTGCCGGCGATCTCAAAAACAGGGAGATCCCGAGGGGCGACATTCCCGGCATATTCCTGGCCGGGCTCCTCGTCTTTAACCCGATCAGGCTGCTCGGCGCCCTCGCGGGCGCCCCAATTTTTATCCTCGCCCTGATCTGTAAGGACAGGCTGGGTTTCGGAGACGTATGGCTGACAATCGCGGCCGGGTCCGTCGTTGGATTTGAGCATGGGCTGTGGGCACAGATCATCGCCTACAGCTCCATGCTCTTTTTTTACGTTGGCTGTCGGATCTATCGGAAGTACAGGCCGCATGGAAAGGTGCTGAACCAGCCGTACCCCCTTGCGCCTTTTATCTCATTCGGCTTTATCGCGGCCTATTTTCTATGA
- the cpaB gene encoding Flp pilus assembly protein CpaB: MSFFKNRTVLGALCILLSLLICFAVTPLFNAGVSHKTSIVRVTKDIQAGQQITKDMVQTLEVGGYNLPSNVLKSPDSVVGKYAAAELVPGDYILSMKVTGTPTVSNAYLSALNGSRQAISVTLKTLAEGVSGKLLPGDIVSVLAPDYQNQGSTVTPKELQYVEVIGVTTSEGADANANIGQNASSGGTTTNDAKNLPSTVTLLATPEQSAILAGLDADGKLHLALVYRGSKDNAQKFLDAQDKALKELYPDASSTALTDSSGPAQESSSSQTAAFSGEGGQ; the protein is encoded by the coding sequence GTGAGCTTTTTCAAAAACCGCACCGTTCTCGGGGCGCTCTGCATTTTGCTTTCACTCCTCATTTGCTTTGCGGTCACGCCCCTTTTTAACGCCGGGGTTTCGCATAAGACAAGCATTGTGCGCGTCACGAAGGACATCCAGGCCGGGCAGCAGATTACCAAAGACATGGTGCAGACGTTGGAAGTCGGCGGTTACAACCTGCCTTCAAATGTACTGAAAAGCCCGGACAGTGTTGTCGGAAAATACGCCGCCGCAGAGCTCGTTCCCGGCGACTATATCCTCAGCATGAAAGTCACCGGAACTCCTACCGTGTCAAACGCCTATCTGTCGGCCCTGAACGGGAGCAGGCAGGCTATTTCCGTGACGCTTAAAACCCTTGCGGAAGGGGTTTCAGGCAAACTGCTGCCGGGAGATATTGTGTCTGTCCTCGCCCCGGACTACCAGAACCAGGGCAGCACCGTCACTCCGAAGGAACTGCAGTATGTGGAAGTCATCGGCGTGACCACCAGTGAGGGCGCGGATGCCAATGCAAACATCGGCCAGAACGCATCGTCGGGCGGCACAACGACGAATGATGCGAAGAATCTGCCAAGCACCGTCACCCTGCTGGCGACACCGGAGCAGAGCGCCATCCTCGCGGGGCTGGACGCGGACGGGAAACTGCACCTTGCCCTTGTCTACCGGGGCAGCAAGGACAACGCTCAGAAATTCCTGGACGCACAGGACAAGGCCCTGAAAGAGCTGTACCCGGACGCCTCCAGTACGGCGCTGACGGATTCCTCCGGCCCGGCTCAGGAAAGCAGCTCTTCCCAGACCGCCGCTTTCTCCGGCGAGGGGGGACAGTAA
- a CDS encoding AAA family ATPase → MFHFQTGSLFSRSSGASKADPEPEPSAQILAVWGSPSSGKTTVSVKLAQYLTDQRRNVLLLLCDSTVPMLPCICPPADLECECSLGSVLAASHITASLIRHNCITHKRISHLSILGMRKGENVFTYPPYTSELAAELIAGLREVAPYVIIDCGSAIAHDILSAVALMESDAVLRLVGCDLKSVSYLSSQLPLLKDNKWDAEKQYKAASNIKPNQASENMEQVLGNVAFKIPHSDELESQMLAGDLFRELSLKESRGFRREIQKISKEVFDV, encoded by the coding sequence ATGTTCCATTTTCAGACCGGAAGCCTTTTCTCCCGGAGCTCCGGCGCGTCCAAGGCGGATCCCGAGCCGGAGCCTTCCGCACAAATTCTGGCCGTATGGGGAAGCCCCTCCTCCGGAAAAACCACGGTCAGCGTCAAGCTGGCCCAATACCTGACGGATCAGCGCCGCAACGTGCTGCTTCTGCTCTGTGACAGCACGGTTCCCATGCTGCCCTGCATCTGCCCGCCCGCGGACCTTGAGTGCGAGTGCTCCCTTGGGAGTGTCCTTGCCGCTTCGCATATCACCGCAAGCCTGATCCGGCACAACTGCATCACCCATAAGCGCATCAGCCACTTGAGTATTCTCGGAATGCGCAAAGGAGAAAACGTCTTTACCTACCCGCCATATACCTCCGAGCTTGCGGCGGAACTGATCGCCGGTCTGCGGGAGGTCGCGCCCTATGTAATCATCGACTGCGGCAGCGCCATCGCCCATGACATCCTGTCAGCGGTGGCGCTCATGGAGTCCGACGCCGTTCTGCGGCTGGTTGGTTGCGATCTGAAATCCGTCAGCTACCTGTCCTCCCAGCTTCCGCTCCTCAAAGATAACAAATGGGATGCGGAGAAGCAGTATAAGGCGGCAAGCAACATTAAGCCCAATCAGGCCAGCGAAAACATGGAACAGGTTCTCGGAAACGTTGCGTTCAAAATTCCACATTCCGACGAGCTGGAAAGCCAGATGCTCGCCGGAGATCTGTTCCGGGAGTTGTCGCTCAAGGAGAGCCGGGGCTTTCGCAGGGAAATTCAGAAAATCAGCAAGGAGGTGTTCGACGTTTGA
- a CDS encoding type II/IV secretion system ATPase subunit, with translation MTDSQNLFFTPADESRDFGEVLREVQGYISTHYASLLSAGAGLESKAQLKRYIAQYVRENRIAVAGMDQPRLVEALHTEMAEFGFLTHYIFGSGVEEIDVNAWDDVEVQYSDGSIKKLDERFDSPAHAVSVIRRMLHISGMVLDNASPAVLGHLSKNIRIATLKDPLVDEDVAVAASIRIVNPQNMGRDDFIRLGTATEDMLDFLSECLRYGVSICVAGPTGSGKTTLAGWLLTTIPDNKRIFTIESGSRELSLVRRDANGKIRNSVIHTLTRDSENGRQRIDQTDLLDIALRFNPDYVVVGEMRGPEADAAQEAARTGIAVVTTIHANSCQATYSRMVSLCKRAVDTPDATLMGYVTEAFPLIVFCKQLENRQRRVMEVMECEILPDGARNFRPIFQFAINENRIEDGRFIISGSHSVVQGISPSLQRQLIENGMPQDILKRILQIGGEAA, from the coding sequence ATGACAGACAGCCAGAACCTGTTTTTTACACCCGCGGACGAATCCAGAGACTTCGGAGAGGTTCTGCGGGAAGTTCAGGGGTATATCTCCACCCACTACGCCTCTCTGCTTTCGGCGGGGGCGGGCCTTGAATCCAAGGCGCAGCTCAAGCGGTACATCGCGCAGTATGTGCGGGAAAACCGGATCGCCGTCGCCGGCATGGATCAGCCCCGGCTCGTAGAGGCGCTGCACACTGAAATGGCGGAGTTCGGTTTCCTGACCCATTACATTTTCGGCTCCGGCGTTGAAGAAATCGACGTCAACGCCTGGGACGACGTGGAGGTGCAGTACAGCGACGGCAGCATAAAAAAACTCGATGAACGCTTCGATTCCCCGGCGCACGCCGTCAGCGTCATCCGCCGCATGCTCCACATATCGGGCATGGTGCTCGACAATGCCAGCCCGGCCGTGCTGGGGCATTTGAGCAAAAACATCCGCATCGCAACGCTCAAGGATCCTCTGGTGGATGAGGACGTGGCGGTGGCCGCGTCCATCCGGATTGTCAACCCGCAGAACATGGGGCGTGATGATTTTATCCGTCTCGGCACGGCGACGGAGGACATGCTGGATTTTCTCTCCGAGTGCCTGCGTTACGGCGTTTCCATCTGCGTCGCGGGGCCAACCGGATCCGGCAAGACCACACTTGCGGGCTGGCTCTTGACCACTATACCGGACAATAAGCGCATTTTCACCATTGAATCCGGGAGCCGCGAGCTTTCACTGGTGAGAAGGGATGCAAACGGGAAAATCCGCAACAGCGTCATCCACACGCTGACGCGCGACAGCGAGAACGGCCGGCAGCGCATCGACCAGACCGACCTGCTGGATATCGCCCTGCGTTTCAACCCAGACTATGTCGTGGTTGGCGAAATGCGCGGGCCCGAAGCGGACGCGGCGCAGGAGGCCGCCCGCACCGGCATCGCGGTCGTCACCACAATCCACGCCAACTCCTGCCAGGCAACCTATTCCCGTATGGTATCCCTGTGCAAGCGCGCCGTCGATACGCCCGACGCGACCCTCATGGGCTATGTCACGGAGGCGTTCCCGCTGATTGTATTCTGTAAACAGCTCGAAAACCGGCAGCGCCGTGTGATGGAAGTGATGGAGTGCGAAATCCTGCCGGACGGCGCGAGGAATTTCCGCCCCATCTTCCAGTTCGCCATCAATGAAAACCGTATCGAAGACGGCCGGTTCATCATCAGCGGCAGCCACAGCGTGGTACAGGGTATCTCTCCGAGCCTGCAGAGGCAGCTCATTGAAAACGGCATGCCGCAGGACATCCTCAAACGGATCCTGCAGATTGGAGGCGAGGCCGCATGA
- a CDS encoding type II secretion system F family protein, with translation MTAIELFACAGLIAGAFMILKLSPLEFADGLFGFLLKRPRSIRDEINETTRRKKPSFLHREISEAQEILRMTGRSERFSMVCAASLLFFAFGACVAILMQNVFLVPVLAVGLAFLPFLYVRTTAEHFKKNVATELETALSIVTSAYLRNEDLMTSIEENLPYLNPPVKNVFAEFTARVKLIDPDVEAAIREMKPKIQNEVFQEWCDAVAVCQYDRSLKSTLTPIVTKLSDVRVVNAELDYLVFEPRKEFVIMALLVVGNIPLMYFLNRSWYAALMHSLAGQIVLAACAAAIFISSAFVIKLTKPIRYRR, from the coding sequence ATGACCGCAATAGAATTGTTTGCCTGCGCCGGCCTGATCGCCGGCGCTTTTATGATCCTGAAGCTCTCGCCGCTGGAATTCGCGGACGGGCTGTTCGGCTTTCTGCTGAAACGGCCCCGGAGCATCCGGGATGAGATCAATGAAACCACCAGGCGAAAAAAGCCGTCATTCCTGCACCGTGAAATCAGCGAGGCGCAGGAAATCCTCCGTATGACCGGACGGAGCGAACGCTTCTCCATGGTCTGTGCGGCGTCGCTCCTGTTCTTCGCTTTCGGAGCGTGCGTTGCCATTCTGATGCAGAATGTGTTTCTTGTGCCGGTTCTGGCGGTGGGGCTTGCGTTTCTGCCGTTTCTCTATGTCAGGACAACGGCGGAGCACTTCAAAAAGAACGTCGCTACCGAACTGGAAACGGCGCTCTCCATTGTCACATCGGCCTATTTGCGCAATGAGGATCTGATGACCTCGATAGAGGAAAACCTGCCCTATCTGAACCCGCCGGTGAAGAATGTTTTTGCGGAATTTACCGCGCGGGTCAAGCTCATCGACCCCGACGTGGAGGCGGCAATCCGGGAGATGAAGCCCAAAATTCAAAACGAAGTGTTTCAGGAATGGTGCGATGCCGTCGCCGTGTGTCAATACGATCGGAGCCTGAAAAGCACGCTGACGCCGATTGTTACCAAGCTCTCCGACGTCCGCGTGGTCAACGCCGAGCTGGACTACCTGGTGTTTGAACCGCGAAAGGAATTCGTCATCATGGCGCTGTTGGTTGTCGGCAACATCCCGCTCATGTATTTCCTCAACCGGAGCTGGTACGCGGCGCTGATGCACAGCCTCGCGGGCCAGATCGTCCTTGCGGCCTGTGCCGCGGCAATTTTCATCAGCAGTGCCTTCGTGATCAAACTGACAAAGCCCATCCGCTACAGGAGGTGA
- a CDS encoding secretion protein F: protein MTGLLFLFAALLAAGLFFLLSDLLKLPTLAAAKALLSAGKPRKKAAKSVEAYLMTCAGKLARLIRMDEYKRSRLENTLKAAGIPMTPEVYTAYAIVKGGVIVVLVIPCLFLFPLLAPVLMLLAALVYFKEIRKADEQLKAKREQIESELPRFVATIEQSLKSSRDVLAMLEHYKQNAGEAFANELGILTADMRSSSYEAALTRFEARFNSPRISDVTRGLIGVLRGDDGAVYFQMLDHDFKALELQRLRGEALKIPPKIRVYSFVMLMCFLFTWLSVMAISIMKSLGTMF from the coding sequence ATGACGGGTCTGCTGTTTCTTTTTGCAGCCCTGCTTGCGGCGGGGCTGTTTTTCCTTCTATCCGATTTGCTGAAGCTTCCGACGCTGGCCGCGGCCAAGGCTCTGCTGAGCGCCGGGAAGCCCCGGAAAAAAGCCGCCAAAAGCGTGGAGGCTTACCTCATGACGTGTGCCGGCAAGCTGGCAAGGCTTATCCGCATGGACGAATATAAACGCAGCCGGTTGGAGAACACCCTCAAAGCGGCGGGGATTCCCATGACGCCGGAGGTCTACACCGCGTATGCCATTGTGAAAGGCGGAGTGATCGTTGTCCTTGTGATCCCCTGTCTGTTCTTATTTCCGCTGCTGGCTCCGGTGCTGATGCTGCTTGCCGCCCTTGTATATTTCAAAGAAATCCGAAAGGCGGACGAGCAGCTCAAGGCGAAACGCGAGCAGATTGAAAGCGAGCTGCCCCGCTTTGTGGCGACCATTGAGCAATCCCTCAAATCCAGCCGCGACGTGCTGGCGATGCTGGAGCATTACAAGCAGAATGCGGGCGAAGCCTTTGCAAATGAGCTGGGAATCCTGACCGCCGACATGCGCTCCTCCTCCTATGAGGCGGCGCTGACCCGCTTTGAGGCCAGGTTCAATTCGCCTCGTATATCCGATGTGACGCGCGGCCTGATCGGGGTGCTGCGGGGCGACGACGGGGCGGTATACTTCCAGATGCTCGATCACGACTTCAAGGCGCTGGAGCTCCAGCGGCTGCGCGGCGAGGCGCTTAAAATTCCGCCGAAGATCCGCGTCTATTCCTTTGTGATGCTGATGTGTTTCCTGTTCACATGGCTCTCCGTCATGGCGATCTCAATCATGAAATCCCTCGGCACCATGTTTTAG
- a CDS encoding DUF3848 domain-containing protein, whose translation MDHQKTLQELQEKLDENYNAFVQGWLNLDTPTLIEKAEEIAATKKVYKALRASHFRDMEYLLRFRNPLEVVRDQWMEEESYAPDEDMEHVLWSVADRGDAEQSYELDEDFHPPEQQGVKLC comes from the coding sequence ATGGACCATCAGAAAACGCTGCAGGAGCTTCAGGAAAAGCTCGATGAAAATTACAATGCCTTTGTGCAGGGATGGTTAAATCTCGACACACCGACCCTGATCGAAAAAGCGGAGGAAATCGCCGCAACCAAAAAGGTATACAAGGCGCTCCGGGCCAGCCATTTCAGGGACATGGAATATCTGCTCCGATTCCGGAACCCTCTGGAGGTTGTGCGGGATCAGTGGATGGAGGAAGAATCCTATGCGCCCGATGAGGATATGGAGCATGTTCTCTGGTCGGTCGCGGACCGCGGCGACGCAGAGCAGAGTTATGAACTTGACGAGGATTTTCACCCTCCGGAACAGCAGGGGGTGAAACTGTGCTGA
- a CDS encoding DUF4320 family protein: MLKRLRSRRGEGYIDIAVLVLCAMLVIAFAVKLFPVYIEKNQLDSFATELCREAEISGRVGTETDARARELEEQTGLHPSVDWSRTGKIPLDQEFTVTVSAQANIGLFGGFGSFPINLEGKANGKSEIYWK; the protein is encoded by the coding sequence GTGCTGAAACGGCTCCGCTCCCGCCGCGGGGAAGGTTATATCGATATCGCGGTGCTGGTGCTCTGCGCCATGCTGGTCATCGCTTTCGCGGTCAAACTGTTTCCCGTGTATATAGAGAAAAACCAGCTGGACTCCTTTGCCACGGAGCTGTGCCGGGAAGCGGAGATCTCAGGCCGCGTCGGTACGGAAACGGACGCACGGGCGCGGGAACTGGAGGAACAGACCGGGCTGCACCCGTCTGTCGACTGGTCAAGGACAGGTAAAATCCCGCTCGATCAGGAATTCACAGTGACGGTGTCCGCACAGGCGAATATCGGGCTGTTCGGCGGATTCGGCAGTTTTCCGATCAATCTGGAAGGAAAGGCCAACGGGAAAAGCGAAATTTACTGGAAATGA
- a CDS encoding DUF6550 family protein, with amino-acid sequence MKKLSDKAKRSLTIAGIGVVCVAVIIGISYQLKAEGANDADVATSSSSTSSEVIVPAVGTNDNTTKSAALASSASSQAQEASSKADQAIQPDVSKPAAPSSKPAAQGSTTNPSKAPTYSSKDTAPSEGSGSQNFQKKGGKIYVPGFGWVTDNGGGGSGTTVDGGGDINKQVGQMD; translated from the coding sequence ATGAAGAAATTATCGGATAAAGCCAAAAGATCATTGACCATCGCCGGCATCGGCGTGGTGTGTGTGGCTGTGATAATCGGGATTTCCTATCAGCTTAAGGCCGAGGGAGCCAACGACGCTGATGTCGCGACATCCTCATCTTCTACTTCCAGTGAAGTGATCGTCCCGGCTGTCGGGACAAACGATAATACAACGAAAAGTGCGGCGCTCGCTTCGTCGGCATCCTCCCAGGCACAGGAAGCTTCAAGCAAGGCGGATCAGGCGATCCAGCCCGATGTATCGAAACCCGCGGCACCTTCCTCCAAGCCTGCCGCACAGGGCAGCACCACCAATCCTTCCAAGGCACCGACGTATAGCTCGAAGGATACTGCCCCAAGCGAAGGATCTGGAAGCCAGAACTTTCAGAAAAAGGGCGGAAAAATCTATGTCCCCGGATTTGGATGGGTGACAGACAATGGTGGTGGCGGTTCTGGAACAACGGTGGATGGCGGCGGTGATATTAACAAGCAGGTCGGTCAAATGGATTAG
- a CDS encoding DUF3852 domain-containing protein, which produces MKKRKKFVILICMALVMLSVFCITASAAGSGDVAGAVQSTWSTASQQIKTVVNKVVFPAIDLILAVFFFAKLGTAYFDYRKQGQFEWAAPAILFACLVFTLTAPLYIWGVIGM; this is translated from the coding sequence ATGAAAAAGCGGAAGAAATTTGTGATTCTCATTTGCATGGCTTTAGTGATGCTCTCCGTGTTTTGTATCACGGCGTCCGCAGCCGGCAGCGGCGACGTGGCGGGGGCGGTACAGAGTACCTGGTCGACTGCTTCCCAGCAGATCAAGACGGTTGTCAACAAAGTGGTTTTCCCCGCTATTGATCTGATTCTCGCTGTTTTCTTCTTTGCAAAACTTGGCACGGCTTATTTCGACTACAGAAAACAGGGCCAATTTGAGTGGGCCGCGCCAGCCATTTTGTTTGCGTGCTTAGTTTTCACCTTGACGGCCCCCCTTTATATCTGGGGTGTCATCGGGATGTAG